The Vibrio sp. STUT-A11 region AATTACTCCCAGACACAAAAAGAGACAAATTAAATACAAGCAAAACGTGATCAAATACAAATAAAAGATATGCTTTGAGAAAAAGCTCACAAAACATGACCTATAGATAATCTTTATACGTATACTGTGTGCTTTAAAACCGAATAATTGCGATACAACTCAATAAAGGTTATTGATTTGTATTATTTGCGATGTGATAATTTCATCAGAAATTAGAGAGGTAACTTATGCTGTATAAACAAGTCATGCAGGAGCTAAAAAACCGAATTGATTCCGATGAATTCGCGATTGGTGACACGCTTCCAACTGAAAAGGCATTGGTTGATCAATACTCTGTCAGTCGCATTACCATCCGAAAAGCAATTCAAGAGTTAGTACAGCTTGGTTTGGTGGAAAAGCGTCAAGGGGCCGGAACGACCATAATTGGAAAAACCATGGTCGGCTCTATGCTGGAATTGAAAAGTACAAGTGAATACTTTACGGATGCCAGCAGCAGTCTTGAATACAAAATTGCTGAGTTTGCTTTTATTGATGCCGACGAAGATCTGGCAAAGATCTTACACATTGAAAGTGGTGAAAAGGTCTACTTTATCCGTCGTTTCAAGCTAATTAACGGCGTGCCTTCTGTTTACGAAGACTCATACATGCCAATGGCGATGTATCCCAAAATGAAGGTAATGTCTCTAGAAGGCTCTAAATACGCCTACCTAGAAAACGAACTCGGTTTTGAAATTGATGGCGCATTTCAAGA contains the following coding sequences:
- a CDS encoding GntR family transcriptional regulator, whose protein sequence is MLYKQVMQELKNRIDSDEFAIGDTLPTEKALVDQYSVSRITIRKAIQELVQLGLVEKRQGAGTTIIGKTMVGSMLELKSTSEYFTDASSSLEYKIAEFAFIDADEDLAKILHIESGEKVYFIRRFKLINGVPSVYEDSYMPMAMYPKMKVMSLEGSKYAYLENELGFEIDGAFQDFEAIMPTQHMCEILGVNENKPLLCISSVGILKDGRVFEYTRIVSKPETMSYKHYLKRCK